A portion of the Cydia fagiglandana chromosome 7, ilCydFagi1.1, whole genome shotgun sequence genome contains these proteins:
- the LOC134666363 gene encoding uncharacterized protein LOC134666363: protein MGVPRSPLEAAAARRALPALQHEEIHDEFGQYALRYVTAEGTVVSERGRLIPSPSGGHVLITEGETSYIGDDGKTHITKYSAGLDGYKVEESTA from the coding sequence ATGGGAGTCCCTCGTAGTCCTCTCGAGGCCGCGGCGGCCCGTCGCGCGCTCCCCGCCCTCCAACACGAGGAGATCCACGACGAATTCGGGCAGTATGCGCTCCGTTACGTCACGGCTGAGGGCACGGTTGTCTCCGAGCGAGGTCGCTTGATTCCCTCCCCCAGCGGTGGACATGTCCTGATCACGGAGGGCGAGACCTCGTACATCGGTGACGACGGCAAGACCCACATCACCAAATACAGCGCTGGTCTTGACGGATACAAAGTTGAGGAGTCGACCGCTTGA
- the LOC134666256 gene encoding uncharacterized protein LOC134666256, which yields MIAKTVLLFVFGATISSAQFMPRLPRPTPYDMSLMPYLRSNGCPSGPALAPVICQFMLPNLALIKPQLIKPSTYIPPLVVEKCDKPELEIQLPARDPIVIPEAPILPPITVPQFPVPMIPEPIPPMPIVEPYEPAPIAISSAVSVPVAPVLPPLAMPVFPEIIEYHGADMSEAVGNGIDYQPLLVPEAPAVVFPEAIPGSIIKPLTIPPAPVLPPAPLPEIPVRVEIPAPIAPSMVIEEPCITDVIPKPVPIPIVPMPLPEPVPMPIVPIPEPTIVADPCEPAPVVKLPVRPAITMPAFPAPAPVLFPAHNVFVNAYNPYMHRI from the exons ATG ATTGCAAAAACAGTATTACTGTTTGTCTTTGGAGCGACCATATCGTCGGCCCAATTCATGCCAAGACTGCCAAGGCCCACACCTTACGATATGTCCCTAATGCCATATCTGCGCTCAAATGGCTGCCCCTCCGGCCCTGCTTTAGCGCCCGTCATCTGTCAATTCATGCTGCCAAACCTGGCACTCATCAAGCCACAGCTAATCAAGCCTTCAACTTACATCCCGCCGCTAGTCGTCGAGAAATGTGACAAGCCTGAATTGGAAATCCAATTGCCAGCACGTGACCCTATAGTGATCCCAGAAGCGCCTATACTACCACCAATCACGGTCCCGCAATTCCCGGTACCTATGATTCCAGAGCCTATCCCACCGATGCCTATTGTGGAGCCCTATGAACCTGCTCCAATCGCGATTTCGTCGGCTGTAAGCGTTCCTGTTGCGCCTGTGTTGCCGCCGCTAGCGATGCCTGTTTTTCCTGAGATTATTGAGTATCATGGAGCTGATATGTCAGAGGCGGTGGGGAATGGGATCGACTATCAACCTCTGCTGGTTCCAGAGGCTCCGGCGGTTGTATTTCCTGAGGCCATTCCTGGATCAATTATTAAGCCTTTAACCATCCCGCCTGCCCCTGTGCTCCCCCCAGCGCCACTCCCGGAAATTCCTGTCCGCGTAGAAATCCCTGCACCGATAGCGCCGTCGATGGTCATTGAAGAACCTTGCATTACAGACGTAATACCTAAACCTGTACCAATTCCGATTGTTCCTATGCCACTACCAGAACCTGTGCCAATGCCTATCGTTCCTATCCCTGAACCAACCATAGTTGCTGATCCTTGCGAGCCTGCACCAGTGGTGAAATTGCCTGTACGTCCAGCAATCACGATGCCTGCCTTCCCTGCACCAGCGCCAGTCTTGTTCCCTGCTCACAATGTTTTCGTGAACGCGTACAATCCGTACATGCATCGGATTTAA
- the LOC134666257 gene encoding uncharacterized protein LOC134666257 → MITKAAILFLFGATLTSAQFFPRMGIAFRSNGCPSGPELAPIICKFMQPTLSQFKPQLIAPTTYIAPLVVEKCDSPQLQMDELPVPIEEFKPLVIPEPPVLPPLTIPKFPVPVIIEEPPASVPEPGEYADIPVMPVNIPAAPVLPPMEIHESYIEVKPVPEEIVEINSNTIELEPISVPQPPELPAFVMPEIPIHVVAVEPAAQYLYEPIPAPIPAYIEPLAPLPAAPELPVLVMPEVPAAPSLEDEPIPAYSYQLS, encoded by the exons ATG ATCACGAAAGCGGCAATACTGTTCCTATTTGGGGCAACATTAACATCGGCTCAATTTTTTCCTCGTATGGGCATAGCCTTCAGATCAAATGGCTGCCCATCTGGCCCTGAACTAGCCCCAATAATTTGCAAATTTATGCAGCCAACGCTCTCACAATTCAAGCCACAGCTTATTGCGCCTACGACATACATCGCACCACTGGTCGTTGAAAAATGCGATAGTCCGCAGTTGCAAATGGATGAACTGCCAGTACCGATTGAGGAGTTCAAACCTTTAGTGATTCCTGAGCCGCCGGTGCTGCCGCCATTGACGATCCCGAAGTTCCCCGTTCCCGTCATCATTGAGGAACCACCAGCATCCGTTCCTGAACCTGGTGAATATGCAGACATTCCTGTAATGCCTGTGAATATTCCTGCAGCTCCGGTCCTACCACCTATGGAAATACATGAATCTTACATAGAAGTGAAACCTGTGCCTGaagagattgttgaaataaattcaaatacaattGAATTGGAACCTATCTCGGTGCCACAGCCTCCCGAATTACCCGCGTTCGTAATGCCAGAGATTCCTATTCACGTGGTAGCAGTAGAGCCCGCGGCGCAGTACCTATATGAGCCAATCCCAGCACCGATTCCAGCGTATATTGAGCCACTAGCCCCCCTGCCTGCCGCTCCAGAATTGCCAGTTTTGGTAATGCCAGAGGTTCCTGCTGCACCTTCTCTGGAAGATGAGCCAATCCCAGCATAC AGTTACCAGCTTTCGTAA
- the LOC134666108 gene encoding uncharacterized protein LOC134666108, with product MPELPAIEMVELEMPKPVTPCLEDELIPAPIPAYVKPLAPVPAAPELPGFVMPELPAIQMVELELPKPAAPYLEDEPIPAPIPVYIEPVAPVPAAPELPAFVMPALPAIQMVELEIPKPAAPCLEDEPIPAPIPVYIEPVAPVPAAPELPAFVMPELPAIQMVELEIPKPVTPCLEDEPIPAPIPAYVKPLAPVPAAPELPVFVMPELPAIQMVELELPKPTAPSLEDEIPASIPLAPLPAAPELPAFVMPGLPIESPEPEIAPMPFIPIAALQQPLPEYNIIDYEPKPIPQAPELPPYMMSAMPIYVADVPAPAAPCLEELTAPIVAPEYIRPLAPLPVAPELPPASLPELPALVEIPSPPVMISQPEPWLTEEKAPEPIIIPQPPALSEIKMPELPIKVAFEEPCAPADMPHPFYQKLFPNYVRIYNDKTKEPQNILVPSQPIGSTPCVYNLVMQHVMPNMFSNNLKPMENIENKPASFLPCS from the coding sequence ATGCCTGAACTCCCCGCAATTGAAATGGTAGAACTAGAAATGCCCAAGCCTGTTACCCCGTGCCTAGAAGATGAGCTAATTCCAGCGCCGATTCCGGCTTACGTCAAACCGCTCGCACCTGTGCCAGCCGCTCCTGAGTTACCAGGTTTCGTAATGCCGGAGCTTCCCGCAATTCAAATGGTAGAACTAGAATTACCCAAGCCAGCTGCCCCGTACCTAGAAGATGAGCCAATTCCAGCGCCGATTCCCGTTTACATCGAACCAGTCGCACCTGTGCCGGCCGCTCCAGAGTTACCAGCTTTCGTTATGCCTGCACTGCCCGCAATTCAAATGGTAGAACTAGAAATACCCAAGCCAGCTGCCCCGTGCCTAGAAGATGAGCCAATTCCAGCGCCGATTCCCGTTTACATCGAACCAGTCGCACCTGTGCCGGCCGCTCCAGAGTTACCAGCTTTCGTAATGCCTGAACTCCCCGCAATTCAAATGGTAGAACTAGAAATTCCCAAGCCTGTTACCCCGTGCCTAGAAGATGAGCCAATTCCAGCGCCGATTCCGGCTTACGTCAAGCCACTCGCACCTGTGCCAGCCGCTCCTGAGTTACCAGTTTTCGTAATGCCGGAGCTTCCCGCAATTCAAATGGTAGAACTAGAATTGCCCAAGCCAACTGCGCCGAGCCTAGAAGATGAGATTCCAGCTTCGATCCCACTAGCGCCACTACCCGCTGCCCCGGAATTACCAGCATTCGTAATGCCAGGGCTCCCAATTGAATCACCCGAACCTGAAATTGCGCCCATGCCTTTTATACCTATCGCAGCCCTTCAACAACCGTTGCCTGAGTACAATATAATAGACTATGAACCAAAGCCGATACCGCAGGCTCCAGAACTGCCCCCTTATATGATGTCAGCAATGCCAATTTATGTAGCAGATGTGCCCGCTCCCGCAGCGCCGTGCCTAGAAGAACTGACAGCGCCTATTGTAGCCCCGGAGTATATTCGACCTCTAGCACCTTTGCCAGTGGCCCCCGAGTTACCCCCAGCAAGCTTGCCGGAGCTTCCTGCTCTTGTTGAAATACCTTCACCGCCAGTAATGATTTCTCAACCTGAGCCTTGGCTAACTGAAGAAAAAGCGCCGGAGCCAATCATCATTCCCCAACCACCAGCATTATCGGAGATTAAAATGCCAGAACTTCCTATCAAAGTGGCATTCGAGGAGCCATGTGCACCGGCCGATATGCCTCACCCGTTTTACCAAAAACTCTTCCCAAACTATGTACGAATTTATAATGATAAAACCAAGGAACCGCAGAACATTTTGGTTCCCAGCCAACCAATTGGATCTACGCCGTGCGTGTATAACTTAGTAATGCAACATGTGATGCCAAAtatgttttcaaataatttGAAACCTATGGAGAATATCGAAAACAAACCTGCATCATTTTTGCCGTGTTCATAG